A section of the Alkalihalobacillus sp. LMS39 genome encodes:
- a CDS encoding glycosylhydrolase-like jelly roll fold domain-containing protein: MKDLRDQFLHPAEEFTPIPFWFWNDYLTIEEIKRQIHDFYEKGVTGFVLHPRIGIPEDIGYLSDDFMELVYGAVREACKLGMRVVLYDEGMYPSGSANGQVVKEDSRYASRGLKMVEHSIKQGRNEISLELDEGDQLVSIQAVEKLSNSSLHHEKTIILKPTEDKVVFTPPSEGQWSILFFIETDTKGTIRGIHFGEDDGEKNAPPSADLLNPDAVRTYIRLTHERYYAVLKEYFCETVIGMFTDEPDMLGRNALPGLKPWTRNFLDVFIRDGNEESDLSALWYDVGAHTSDIKKRYRQCIHERLRETYYRPISEWCQNHGIALTGHPEKSGDIGLLDYFQIPGQDVVWRWVAPEEGKSLEGEHSTAGKCSSDAARHRGRRRNLNEVLGVCGKESSWALSPGDMKWYFDWLFVRGVNLICPHAFYYSINGKKRSHERPPDVGPNNSWWPYYHLFSQYIKRMSWVMTDSVNQTEIAVLCEEDHLPWRIVKRLYQNQIEFNYLEDSLLKDCFIGNGKIQIEKQMYKVILVENTLSLHAEVVERLQAFIKTGGRVIVLSHLYGKFLEGATVIENEANLIEEIDKNSVRQVSLSPGNTDIRISKLEKQGCLFYVVVNEGEEMYNGKLLIAEKGKVECWDPWIGVVNEVQVHCYEEKVAIPLEINRRESIVYYVKPGEEYSLLSDDMSSQCKTKDVVVLQGEWVIKKGSLLWRENQLASWSNWNGLEYYSGTLVYETQFEMKEIQESASYTLDLGEVYEIASVHMNEEPIGVKMWAPYRFELDQQHLQIGTNKLTVEVTNSKANEMDNVSLQSGLVGPVVIEVEVPLLES; encoded by the coding sequence GTGAAGGACTTAAGGGACCAATTTTTACATCCAGCAGAGGAATTCACACCAATTCCTTTCTGGTTTTGGAATGATTATTTAACAATAGAAGAAATAAAACGGCAAATCCATGATTTTTATGAGAAAGGGGTGACTGGCTTTGTTCTTCATCCTCGGATAGGGATTCCAGAGGACATTGGCTATTTGTCAGATGATTTTATGGAGTTGGTTTATGGAGCCGTTCGTGAAGCATGCAAGTTGGGAATGCGCGTGGTTTTGTATGACGAAGGCATGTATCCTTCTGGCTCTGCAAATGGTCAAGTTGTAAAAGAAGATTCTCGCTATGCAAGTCGAGGGTTAAAGATGGTCGAACATTCAATAAAGCAAGGAAGAAATGAGATCTCACTTGAACTAGATGAAGGTGATCAGCTTGTTTCTATTCAAGCTGTAGAAAAACTTTCAAATTCGTCCTTACATCATGAAAAGACGATAATCTTAAAGCCAACTGAAGATAAGGTTGTTTTTACGCCTCCTAGTGAAGGTCAATGGTCAATTTTATTTTTTATTGAAACAGATACAAAAGGAACGATTCGGGGCATTCATTTTGGCGAGGATGACGGAGAAAAAAATGCCCCTCCATCAGCTGATTTATTAAATCCTGATGCTGTTAGAACGTATATTCGTCTTACTCATGAAAGATACTATGCAGTACTTAAAGAGTATTTTTGTGAAACGGTAATCGGGATGTTTACGGATGAACCAGATATGCTAGGACGAAATGCTCTTCCTGGTTTAAAGCCGTGGACGCGCAACTTTTTAGATGTTTTTATACGAGATGGAAATGAAGAATCGGATTTAAGCGCACTTTGGTATGACGTTGGAGCTCATACTAGTGATATAAAAAAACGCTATCGCCAATGTATACATGAAAGATTAAGAGAAACATATTATCGGCCGATTAGTGAGTGGTGTCAAAATCATGGTATTGCGTTAACCGGTCATCCGGAGAAAAGTGGTGATATTGGCTTATTGGATTATTTTCAAATACCAGGTCAAGATGTTGTCTGGCGCTGGGTTGCACCTGAAGAAGGGAAATCACTAGAAGGAGAGCATTCTACTGCTGGAAAATGTTCTTCGGATGCAGCAAGACACCGTGGCCGAAGAAGAAATTTAAATGAAGTACTAGGCGTATGTGGCAAGGAGAGCAGTTGGGCCTTAAGTCCAGGAGATATGAAATGGTATTTTGACTGGCTGTTTGTAAGAGGAGTGAATTTGATATGTCCGCATGCCTTTTATTATTCGATTAACGGAAAAAAAAGAAGTCATGAGCGGCCTCCAGATGTTGGGCCAAATAACAGTTGGTGGCCTTATTATCACTTGTTTTCACAATATATTAAACGGATGAGTTGGGTCATGACAGATAGTGTGAATCAAACGGAAATTGCTGTTTTATGTGAAGAAGACCATTTACCATGGCGAATCGTTAAGCGTCTTTATCAAAACCAAATCGAGTTTAATTATTTGGAAGACTCTTTACTAAAGGATTGTTTTATTGGGAATGGTAAAATTCAAATTGAAAAACAAATGTATAAAGTTATTCTAGTAGAAAATACACTCTCATTACATGCTGAAGTAGTGGAAAGACTGCAAGCTTTTATAAAAACAGGTGGTCGAGTCATTGTTCTTTCACATTTGTATGGAAAATTTTTAGAGGGAGCGACTGTAATTGAGAATGAAGCTAACCTCATAGAGGAAATAGATAAAAATAGTGTGCGACAAGTTAGCCTATCACCAGGAAACACAGACATTCGAATAAGTAAATTAGAAAAGCAAGGCTGTCTGTTCTATGTTGTAGTGAACGAAGGGGAAGAGATGTATAATGGTAAACTCTTGATAGCGGAAAAAGGAAAAGTAGAATGCTGGGACCCATGGATTGGTGTAGTTAACGAAGTGCAAGTTCATTGTTATGAGGAGAAAGTCGCCATACCACTTGAAATAAATAGACGGGAATCGATTGTTTACTATGTAAAGCCGGGGGAAGAGTACTCATTACTATCTGATGATATGAGCTCGCAATGTAAAACAAAGGATGTAGTTGTATTGCAGGGCGAATGGGTGATTAAAAAAGGAAGTTTGTTGTGGCGTGAAAACCAACTGGCATCATGGTCAAATTGGAACGGGTTGGAATACTATTCAGGCACACTTGTGTATGAAACACAGTTTGAAATGAAGGAAATTCAAGAGTCCGCTTCGTATACACTTGACCTTGGAGAAGTGTATGAAATCGCTAGCGTTCATATGAATGAAGAGCCCATAGGGGTGAAAATGTGGGCCCCCTACCGTTTTGAATTGGATCAACAGCATTTACAAATAGGAACAAATAAACTAACCGTGGAAGTAACAAATAGTAAAGCAAACGAAATGGATAATGTTAGCTTACAATCAGGATTAGTAGGGCCAGTGGTGATTGAAGTAGAAGTACCTCTGTTAGAGTCATGA
- a CDS encoding ABC transporter ATP-binding protein, whose protein sequence is MSDVVLEIKELHTHFFTDSGEIPAVDGISLSVHKGEVVGIVGESGCGKSVTSLSIMQLVPKPPGKIVSGEINFKGTNLAKVTEKRMKKIRGNEISMIFQEPMTSLNPLFTIGNQMREAILIHQKMSKKEAHRKAIDMLKLVGIPRAEAVIDEYPHQLSGGMRQRVMIAIAMSCDPELLIADEPTTALDVTIQAQILDIMKNLNKQNETAILLITHDLGVVAEICDRVIVMYAGQVVEEGTTREILKSPKHPYSKGLIRSLPKLHEREQTLYSIPGTVPKPKMGRVGCRFADRCESAFARCFNENPALLSLENHRKSRCFLYEKKEEDVANA, encoded by the coding sequence ATGTCGGATGTTGTGTTAGAAATAAAAGAGTTGCACACTCACTTTTTTACAGATAGTGGAGAAATTCCAGCGGTGGATGGGATTAGCTTAAGTGTACATAAAGGAGAAGTCGTAGGTATCGTCGGTGAGTCGGGCTGTGGGAAAAGTGTAACGTCACTTTCTATTATGCAGCTTGTACCGAAACCGCCTGGGAAGATCGTTTCGGGTGAAATTAATTTTAAAGGAACAAATCTAGCAAAGGTAACAGAGAAACGAATGAAAAAAATTCGTGGGAACGAAATCTCAATGATCTTCCAAGAACCGATGACCTCGTTAAATCCGTTGTTTACGATTGGGAATCAAATGAGAGAAGCAATTTTGATTCATCAAAAAATGAGCAAAAAAGAAGCGCACAGAAAAGCGATAGACATGTTAAAACTCGTTGGAATCCCGAGAGCGGAAGCGGTTATTGATGAGTATCCGCACCAGTTGTCAGGGGGGATGAGGCAGCGGGTAATGATTGCGATTGCGATGTCTTGTGACCCAGAACTTCTGATTGCCGATGAACCAACGACAGCACTAGATGTCACGATTCAAGCACAGATTCTAGATATTATGAAAAATTTAAATAAACAAAACGAAACGGCGATTCTATTAATCACGCATGACCTTGGCGTTGTTGCGGAAATATGTGACCGGGTTATCGTGATGTATGCTGGTCAAGTGGTAGAGGAAGGGACAACTCGTGAAATTTTAAAAAGTCCAAAGCATCCATATTCCAAAGGTCTTATCCGTTCTTTGCCAAAGCTTCACGAAAGAGAGCAAACACTGTATTCGATCCCTGGGACAGTGCCGAAGCCGAAAATGGGGAGAGTGGGCTGTCGATTTGCTGACAGGTGTGAGTCGGCGTTTGCCCG
- a CDS encoding glycoside hydrolase family 88 protein: protein MEPYFHSNESIYTKCKDNVEHILATISNRYIGSHPPHPITYRAFCSSGLTRLKDYRYHFDFETKFPQCKNGESIYAWGKLWSDEAEEYMFALHCYGPVHLYVNGELKYRSTIVEELDPKKKVGFRLKLCKGWNEFILKFVKTASGIGGIFGTGSFKRHPMHFLSPTAEREGQEGWIFTEPLLEPFEQLPSELNGFDEKVQWYPEKKWPQLTSEWQMTRMFGNRQHTFAVAWSKINIPFLENKGVELFGQSNGRIDIFIENELVFQTKGSSCFQIQVELPYGEHDVVIKSYCEHDDWGFEIKARQDEVQFQLPVPVNGANGQWLYAGLFEDGSDIDMNEIRQITSIMDAIDGPTFWRLDEPHLYVRPYLENRLFGKWDYPLGVTLYGLLQTGKELNRQDIISYAINHIETSTGLYEYSLWDKEQYGAAGVNNQLSAIDSLDDCGSFGATMLLASEENTVKDADRVAHDIAHHISMIQDRLPDGTLYRKFGSVDFMKDTIWCDDLYMSTPFLCRYYQKTGDEAYLHDAVYQFLRYKEFLYLPHQKIMSHVYDFKFSTATGVPWGRGNGWVLFSLSELLAVLPENHSDRNELIAFFQELCEGYLSLQGPNGMWHQVLTDHDSYEETSCTSMFIYGFSRGIRYGWLKDKERYSESVFKGWEAMSRLAIDQHGNVYGVCQGSGYSFTEDYYKNDLTWILNDTHGTGIVLLAGIETLKLKKSIKNRSVNWAKGGVKA, encoded by the coding sequence GAGTATTTACACGAAATGTAAAGATAATGTGGAGCACATCTTAGCAACGATTTCGAATCGATATATTGGTAGTCATCCCCCTCATCCAATTACGTACCGGGCATTTTGTTCGAGTGGATTAACGAGATTAAAAGATTACCGTTATCATTTTGATTTTGAAACGAAATTTCCGCAGTGTAAAAACGGTGAATCGATTTATGCATGGGGAAAGTTATGGTCTGACGAGGCAGAGGAGTATATGTTTGCTTTACATTGTTATGGCCCTGTTCACTTATATGTGAATGGAGAATTGAAATATCGCTCGACGATTGTGGAAGAGCTAGATCCAAAGAAAAAGGTAGGATTTCGGTTAAAGCTCTGTAAGGGATGGAATGAATTCATTTTAAAATTCGTAAAGACGGCATCCGGAATTGGTGGAATTTTTGGAACCGGGTCATTTAAACGTCATCCTATGCACTTTTTATCTCCTACAGCGGAGAGAGAAGGGCAAGAAGGTTGGATTTTTACTGAACCACTACTAGAACCTTTTGAACAATTACCTTCGGAGTTAAATGGATTTGATGAAAAAGTTCAATGGTATCCTGAAAAAAAGTGGCCACAACTAACTTCTGAATGGCAGATGACAAGGATGTTTGGGAACCGTCAACATACATTTGCTGTCGCTTGGTCGAAAATTAACATTCCTTTTTTAGAAAATAAGGGAGTGGAGTTATTCGGTCAGTCAAATGGACGAATTGATATTTTTATCGAGAATGAACTAGTATTTCAAACAAAAGGGTCTTCATGCTTTCAAATTCAAGTAGAGTTACCATATGGTGAGCATGATGTTGTGATAAAAAGTTACTGTGAGCATGATGATTGGGGATTTGAAATCAAAGCACGCCAAGACGAAGTACAATTTCAATTACCTGTTCCAGTGAATGGAGCAAACGGCCAATGGTTGTATGCAGGTCTTTTTGAAGACGGATCTGACATTGATATGAATGAAATTAGGCAAATAACATCGATTATGGATGCGATTGATGGGCCAACGTTTTGGAGACTTGACGAACCACATCTTTATGTGAGGCCTTATTTAGAAAATCGATTGTTTGGAAAATGGGATTACCCATTAGGGGTTACGTTGTATGGCTTGCTTCAAACGGGAAAAGAGTTGAATCGACAAGATATTATTTCCTACGCAATAAATCATATTGAAACGAGCACAGGATTATATGAGTATTCTTTATGGGATAAAGAACAATACGGTGCAGCGGGCGTAAATAATCAGTTATCAGCGATTGATAGTTTAGATGATTGTGGTTCTTTTGGGGCTACGATGTTACTCGCATCAGAAGAAAATACGGTTAAAGATGCCGACCGAGTTGCCCATGATATTGCCCATCATATTTCAATGATTCAAGACCGGTTGCCAGATGGGACATTATATCGCAAGTTTGGAAGTGTTGACTTTATGAAAGACACAATTTGGTGTGATGATTTGTATATGAGTACTCCATTTCTTTGTCGCTACTATCAAAAAACAGGAGACGAAGCGTATTTACATGATGCTGTATATCAGTTTTTGCGTTATAAAGAGTTTCTCTATTTGCCACACCAAAAAATCATGTCTCATGTCTATGACTTTAAATTTAGTACAGCTACAGGTGTACCTTGGGGACGTGGAAATGGCTGGGTGTTGTTTTCGCTATCAGAATTATTAGCTGTCTTACCAGAAAATCATAGTGATAGAAATGAGTTAATAGCCTTTTTTCAGGAGTTATGCGAAGGATATCTTTCACTTCAAGGACCAAATGGCATGTGGCATCAAGTTCTCACTGACCATGACTCCTACGAGGAAACTTCTTGTACTTCCATGTTCATATATGGTTTTTCAAGAGGTATTCGTTACGGCTGGTTGAAAGATAAGGAGCGGTATAGTGAGTCTGTTTTTAAAGGTTGGGAGGCGATGTCTCGTCTTGCAATTGATCAGCACGGAAATGTATACGGTGTTTGTCAAGGTTCCGGTTATTCTTTTACAGAGGATTACTATAAAAATGATCTTACATGGATTCTCAATGATACTCATGGTACCGGAATTGTGTTACTAGCTGGAATTGAAACGCTTAAGTTGAAAAAATCAATAAAGAATAGGAGTGTGAACTGGGCAAAGGGTGGTGTGAAAGCGTGA